One Capra hircus breed San Clemente chromosome 29, ASM170441v1, whole genome shotgun sequence genomic region harbors:
- the PATE2 gene encoding prostate and testis expressed protein 2 produces the protein MSKVLEPMMCYKCKRYHLGICYESMRSCTLKYKQTCAVENVYFLTRKGRSMYFYSKLSCKANCEDINFLSFDKRTELICCKHKSYCNLPEGV, from the exons ATGTCTAAAGTCCTCG AGCCAATGATGTGTTACAAATGTAAAAGATATCATCTCGGGATATGCTATGAATCCATGAGGTCCTGCACCCTGAAGTACAAACAGACATGTGCTGTTGAAAACGTTTACTTCCTTACCAGAAAAG GGCGGAGTATGTATTTTTATTCAAAACTGTCGTGTAAGGCCAACTGTGAAGACATCAACTTCTTaagttttgacaagagaacagAGCTCATCTGTTGCAAACATAAAAGCTACTGCAACCTCCCCGAAGGCGTCTAG
- the LOC102184225 gene encoding prostate and testis expressed protein 3, with amino-acid sequence MELALCSPAVTPLRCITCHLRTQTDHCRRGFGVCVARNYERCMILKIFQDGTLQLSYLVCQRFCRDLTYSFQGRIYVHKCCNYNYCNFRTLKYFYS; translated from the exons ATGGAGCTAG CTCTGTGCTCTCCAGCAGTGACACCACTGAGATGCATAACCTGCCACCTTCGTACACAGACGGATCACTGTAGAAGAGGCTTTGGCGTCTGTGTTGCTAGGAATTATGAGAGATGCATGATCTTAAAGATCTTCCAGG ATGGCACCCTCCAGTTATCGTATCTGGTATGTCAGAGGTTCTGCAGAGATCTGACATACAGTTTCCAGGGTCGAATTTACGTTCACAAATGCTGCAACTACAATTATTGTAACTTTAGAACACTGAAATACTTCTACTCCTGA